The genomic stretch CTCGGGTTCAGCCCCAGTGAGCCTGTCACAGTGGTCCTTGAGGATGATGGGACGATAGTCGAGGATCAGGCCTACTTTTTGTGTTTACCTTTAAACACAAAGTTCATGCTGTTGCATGAAAAAGAGGCATGGTCTCCACTTCGCAGGAGTAAGCACGTTTACTTCTGTCTCAGATTTGTCGACAGTCTGGACTGATTCATAAAGTGCACAGCCGCGTGTTTCGGTACTTAAATACTTTTCATTGTAGTGGATGGTGGCACAGCCTGGATGGCCCGGGATTCAGTGATGCTTGAGACTGATTCTGTAGACGCCTCCAGTGCTGAACCACCCTGGGTGGACCTGGCTCAGCAGCTGAAGCAGGACCTTGCCAGCATCATCCTCATGTCTGAGGCAGAGTTACAGGTACCAGGAATATTCTTCTATTATACCAACAGTGTTTGCTGTCATACACTGGTGAGAAGGAAATTGTACTAATAACTTAAAAACCAGTTTCCTCAGTTGTCACCATCTGCTTTGTCCTGTTGAAGGGCGTCATCAGTAAGAACAAATGGAGTTGGGTCAGAGTGTCACAGACAGGGTATGGAAGTCAGAATGTACTGAGAGACAGACTAACATTGCTTTTGGTCTTACATACAGTAACACCAGCCTTGTCCTTAAAATATGTAACTTTGCTCTTATTACAGAAAGCTCTTTCTTTCCCCCTTTAGTTGGTGAGGTTCACAGTGTAGTATTTGTCACTCATATGCATGACTTGTGCACTTTAAAAacctcatttattttattttttgtgtttgaggCCACCATAGACCATAAAAAGCAAAACGTGAATCAGTcagtaaaaacattgtttttgaaCAGGTCTTATGTGCTCTACTTTCAGCCTCACTGTTTTAGTCTCTCAGCCTCattccttccttcttttatttcattatgtgTCTTTGCTGTGACGTAAAAGCACCACATCAATCTTGTTACTCTACTaagttatattatattattgctTCAGTCTGATTTGTGTCACCTACTCCAGGACTTAGTGGATGCACCGTGCCCTGAGCTGGCCTTTGCACTGGGCTTCCAAGAGAAGAAGGCAGTGGACCTCCAGGAGACACTGCAGAGGGTTTTGGACCgacgagaggaggagaggcagtcCAAGGAGCTGCTCCAGCTCTACCTCAAAGCTGTGGAGAAAGAAGATGGACAGCAGGAAGAGCCAAGCCAGCCCAGCCAGGGAGGTAGGACTGTGTCATTATGTggtggttttctttttctcaattTGAAAAACAGTTATCCTAAATAAAGATGCAGGACATCTCATTCATAGCTTACCCTTTCATACTTTGGTTTCATGGTCTATTCTGCGGCTTCCTAACACAATAGAAACTATGTGATAATTTGCTACcttttcatttgtgtgtttccGTTGGTTTAAATAAACTCTACAGAAACTGTATTTCACAGCAATATTAGTTCTTTAGTGAAATATATTACAGTGTTCTGTGAAGAGCAAACAGTGTGTTCATAAGAAAGTCTCAAGCAGCCCTCAAGAGCCTGCTTTATAACATAAAAAATGCTATGTAATATCTGGCATTGGTATCTGGCTCATGACTTTTGCTGTGAtggtctgtgttttttgtgataaccacttttctttcatttgtttttagacTTTATTGTATTGTTTAGGTTTTTTTAGAGTTAAATTATGTCTCAATTATAatgtaaagtgtatttttatgtagAATGTTTGCtgttatttaataataattataatatttatcTATAACTCTTAAAATGCCAAAGGCGCTCATATATCTTCCTCTATCCTACGTACAATTTCATAAATAGCTGTGATCAATAAGGATACAACATCCATCAAAATAATGACTATAATCGTGTGACTGTGTAGCCATACAGGAAGGTATTGACCCAAAAATTGCTTTTTATTACAGTCAGGGAACAAACCTGACAAGACCCTAATCAGCATGTACAGCTGGTAGAATAAGAAAAATCTGAGCAATCAAGAAATCTGAATTCTTGATGAATGTCTATATATACTGCACTGTATTTGTCTTTAAGAACTGGGGGCACTGTTTGCATTCAATGGatcaatatttcaataaatCCATGTCCGTATCTTTTAGTTCATATCCACATCAAACAGGAATAATTCAACCTGaaacaaaagctttttaaataaaaaaaatgcacttgaTGAACATAATAAGGGATATTTTTTCTTAACATGTTATTGTTTGTATGCATATCAGTGCCAACACACAAGTAGTCCATCTATTCCTTCTTTTGCTACAAAGTGTTTATAGAGAGAGAGCTGTGCTTGTGCCTTTTGGTCACTAGGTGGAACCATTGTCTCTGCTGAGTAATCCCTCTTGTAGTGATTTATTAGAAATATAACCTTATACAACAAACGATCCTGAAAGAGAGCCTGTTTTAATGCATCAGAGGCCGGAGACATGGACGTGCCTGACGGGATAGAAGAGGACTCTGCATCTGGATTCATGTCTAGGACGCTGATGGTCCTGAAAGGCAAATCAAGCCCAGAGACCAGACTGTCCACTGAGGATCTGCAGGTAGTTCACATACACCACTGATTCAAAACTTCCACAGATGAAAAAAGatgcaatttgaagatgtcactttgggctctgggaaatagTAATGAGCATCTTTCACAATTCGTTGACTTTTTTTTAGACTAAACAACTAATCATGAAAAATTTTGAGCGATTAATCCACAATGAAAAAAGTTTGTTCGTTTCAGCCCGAAAAATTCCTCAGATTTGACTTTTATGTTTGAATGCTTCAGAGGATTCAGTCCTAACAGATTTATACAGTagattgataaaaaaaacacttgcattaaaatgtcacaaaaatgtgACGCCTAAATGCACCTTGAAATATCTCATTATATTCTTATGTTGTTCCTTCTAACTCAAGGCTTGTGTTGTAACATACGCTATCAAGCCTAATAAGCAGCTGTAAAATTGATGAAGCAATTACACAAAATTGCAAGTCCCAGAACAACACATCCACTTATTAGTGACACAGTTCTGTTATATAATCCAAAGGGCACTGACTAGGATGCAAGTGTAAGATTTTGTTTACTCTTACTTGTATTAACAAGGAGATGAAAATATTAGAGGCACTTGTCTATGTAATAAAGTCATTATTAGCTTATTATATAAACTTGACTAAGGATAGAATTTAGTCAGCATAGTCAGTATAAAGTTTCACATATGACTTCCCGTGATTGAAACCTCTCCCATGTTTGTTTAGTTGGTAGTGAGCAGAGGGCTGGAGACTATGGAGCAGGTGCTTGGCTGGGACACAACGAGGACGTCGGCGTTGCTGCAGGCCTGCGAAGCCGAGCTGACCAGACGTATCCAGCTGGTTCAGGCCTTGCAGTCCATCAGGAGCAACACAGAGCTGGACAGCAGCCAGCAGTCCAGTGAGAAGAACGCGGAGGAGCAAGGTGTAGAAACACCAGCCCAAGGCAGCGACTAGGCCGAGGCTTCACCTGAGCAGAGACTGATAAGAATTCACACTACCTGCCTCAGGGTCAGTCCGCGTGGGATTTATCCTGTGGTACGGATAATATCCACAATGCCGGAATCCATGAATGTTAATGATGTTGACGGCCGCATCATTTTGTAAAAGTTGCAAACCACTTGAATGCTTTTGCCTCCAGAGGAAGCAGAGTGATTTGCACAAGTCATGTTTATCAAAGACATGTTTGCATTAACCACTGGCATCAAGTTTTTATTGGCTCCCTATTTTGATGagtgctgtgctgtgaaaacaacattcaggtgaaacttaaagcaacagttcaacatttttgaaaatgtttttattgactttCTTGCCTTTAGTTGCGTGAATAAAAGGCTGGAGCACgctagcttagctttgcataaAAACTGGACACAGATGTAAATGGTTCCCCTGGCTCTGTCTGGAGGTTACGAATTCCATCCTCCAAAATCTCGTTAACTCGCTAATTAACACCTCATATCTTCCTGTAATCTCtactggttgcctggcaacctcaTTGTGATCacaagactccaggaagtcactgtacCCGACCAAGAGAAAGCCCCCCAGTAAAACAGCATCATGTCATTTTTAAACGTTATTTTATGAATTATCAAACAAATGCGATGTTTGTTAACCAACATATGAACTAATGGGCTTTAGGGGTGCtagtaggcaggttttgttacctttggatgGAGCCAGGCgagctgtttccacctgtttccagtctttggaactgcactgcactgctgggttcagcttcatatttagtggACAGATTTAAGAGCGGTAACAATCGTCTCTGATATGCTTGTCAAGGAGGCAAATAAtcatatttcccaaaatctGTCATTATTgctttaggttttttttttttttataaactgttACTTTTGAACCATCTTCCCAGTCTTATTGTTTACATTCTGCTCCCCCTTAAACACTGCAAATTAAGACAGaagatgtgtgttttataaatgtataaagGTAACAAATGTACTTTGGACGAGCCACAGAAACACTGTGGATCTCCAGCCTATGGTGAGTGACAAAAAACATTATCCTGTGTTGGTTGAAAATAATTTACATGTGCTGTCACTAAAATGACGTTTACATTTTGAGTATGGGGGATCTTTtgatgagtttattttatttcagccagCTGGCAAACAGGTTGATGTTCTGACTCCAGACCTCCTCTTGCCTGTTATCTTCGCAACTCTTGCAAAAAGCATTCAAAAATGTCACGTAGCCACTACAGTGCCATAGTTTTTTacgtttttcttttatttatgcTGTACAATTCATACATTCCAtcatttagtaaataaacatctcagcattttcttttatatcttgaatttcatgtgacatttttacctttttacgGTCCATTAGTTGTCTCTTAATGTCTTGTGTCTTCTAACTTGGGatgaaaacacataaatatcTAGCGAACAGGTTTCCCTATagtgaacatgaacatttttatagGTATACACTTGCCTAAATGTGGCATTTTCTTGTATGTTTTGTGCCCCCGTCTTCATGTATGTGCACCTTGGTGTGAAATGTCATCATTGATTGGTGAGTGATCATTTAGGGAATAAATACATGGAAAAATAGACTTTggaaaaaaattgtaaatatgaTAAGAATGTCCACTTAAGCCACAATACCAAAGTAACTTGTACAGCACTAGATCCGAGTGACATGGAGTGCAGATAGAAGTCTTTCTGAAATATATGGAAATGCTGACATTGACCAAATAGATTTGTATAAAAGCATGTTTGCATGAGTAAATCTGTTTGAATGGCATATATGGACTAATTTATCATTCTAATAAAAAGTCAGACAGATCgctcagtctgtcagtcagatAGGATACAAGATAAGACAAGATCACTGCCTCACTGAACACATTATGGACGACCATATGGCTGAGAATGACAGCTTCGTCCGTAAGTTGCGTAGAATTTCTGAATAAGAGCTTCTTTAAAACCATCTTTTATACACTATTATTGAAATTATGTATCAGTGGGGTGGCTGTGTGATGTAAGACGATGTGTGCAGGTCTGTGTGACTCATAGGTCAGGTGGAAGAGAGCTTTCATCATGCTTGTCAGCTCATCTATCTCTCGAACAATGAACACAAATGATGGTGGATTTGAATTTTCAGAAGGATCatctttttgtattgttgtaCTTCAGTatcagatacagagagagaaagtggtcTTCAAGATCTGTTTATACTCAGTATTGTCTCCGTGTCCATCACAGAGCTTGAGCCTCAGCACGTCACATGGTTTCACTCAAAGTAAGCTGTCACTGCTGTTTTATAACCCtctaagaattgttgtgtgaGTTTCccaacacattcacattttgtatttaaaggtgcaatatttaagaattgaACCAGTCAaacctgtcgaattcatacttgACAACAAATAAGGGGCAGGGTAACCTTTAACTGCTCGTAAGTGTAGCTGGCGTTGGCTAGTTAGCTCcgttagccatgcagctaacggtctggactgggagcttgggaagtgttggtgtttacactgctagcaaaGGAGCTGTGGATGGGAATGGGACAgagttagctggttagcatgctaacttctctgcaacacaaaacacagacaaatgttaatcacattctgttaatattttgttaatttttaaactTTCTCCACTAAAAGCCTTGCATGTTGCacctttttcatttaaatgacaaatgttaCAAAGGTTTTTTTACAAAGTTTTATATGACtatactgtttgtgttttaaggTGCATTTTCTAAACCTGTTGAATGGTGGTAcgagagatttaaaaaaagaataataataaactaaCCCTCAAACTTTTGACAGAGCTCCATCGCTTTCTATCAATGAAGATTTAGTGTATTTATAATTATGCACTGACAAATATGACTCAGCAACACAATTTGTATTCTTACTTCCTCTGAGGACTTCATCAAAAGCTGAGTGTTTTGTGTTGAGACAAGACTAAaatagagtgcatacctccaccaaggcccgACAGTCTCCTTTTGTACtcattcatagataccagccaccaaaaaagaagacatttttattatcaaGGGCCATGatttatttcctgagaaattaataaaaatgtcacaatgttaaagtaagtgagaaaaaaaatcctggatccgtccctaTATCAGGATCTGCACCTTAATtgaaaatccattcagtagattaattatctattattattaacaaaaacGAAACATTTTCTGACACAGTGAACCTCCtttatatctctctctctacaccTGCACGGGTTCATGCACGGGATGCAGGGCAACAAAATACTGATGGGTATATCAGCTGTAAGCCTATTGGCTGCATGCTGCTGTCAGATATTTTCCAACTGTTGGTTAATGGGTTTCATGGTGTGCGTAATTCCTGTGGAATTAGCTCCAACTAGGCTGAACAGTGAGAAGTGAGTGAGGTATAGAGGAGCAATCAATTGTGCAATCATGTGTGACACTGTCTTGGTGGATTGGATTATGAGTTACCAGCACTACAGGTAacaactgcaggtctgctctgTAAGCACCCAGCTGCCCTGAGGACTGTCTGGGCATTTCATGCTGGGAACATCACCAAAGACCTTCTGACGCTGTTGGGTTGCAAATGCCAAGGTGATGTACGGGTCAGTACCTACAATATCTTGCCTTGCTTGTAGTTGTAGTGGCCTTCAAAGTATATAGTACGTAGCAGCATAGCGGTTCAGTTAAAGTTAACATAATGACGttttggaaaaaagaagaaagagaaaaaaaagttaaaataaatcaacacaaGTGTGCTTCTTGCTCACATCCACACAGTCAGGCGTGCTCTTTTAC from Pagrus major chromosome 7, Pma_NU_1.0 encodes the following:
- the dffa gene encoding DNA fragmentation factor subunit alpha — protein: MTDCKPCKVCNFTRQKSYGVVVPSLDELKVKGCEFLGFSPSEPVTVVLEDDGTIVEDQAYFLCLPLNTKFMLLHEKEAWSPLRRMDGGTAWMARDSVMLETDSVDASSAEPPWVDLAQQLKQDLASIILMSEAELQDLVDAPCPELAFALGFQEKKAVDLQETLQRVLDRREEERQSKELLQLYLKAVEKEDGQQEEPSQPSQGEAGDMDVPDGIEEDSASGFMSRTLMVLKGKSSPETRLSTEDLQLVVSRGLETMEQVLGWDTTRTSALLQACEAELTRRIQLVQALQSIRSNTELDSSQQSSEKNAEEQGVETPAQGSD